GGAGATCACCAACTACGCCGGCCGGCCGTACATCCAGGACCACGTCATCACCCTCGGCTACATCGGCGGCGGAACCCCGACCGCGCTGACCGCCCCCCAGCTCGACGATCTGCTGGGCCATCTGTTCGGCAGCCTGAACGTCGAGGAGGGCGCGGACTTCTCCATCGAGACCACCCCGGTCGACATCACCGAGCGGAAGGCCACCGTCCTGCTGGAGCGGGGGATCCGGCGCATCAGCCTCGGCGTGCAGACCTTCGTGCCCGAGGAACTGAAGAACATCGGCCGCCCGAACGACCCGGAGATGCTCAAGGAGAGCATCCGGCTGCTGCGCCGGTGCGGGTTCGAGAACATCAACATCGACCTGATGCACGGCATCAACGGGCAGACGATGGAGAGCTGGGAGCACAGCCTCGACGTCGCCATCGACCTTGGGGTCACCTGCATCTCGTTCTACACGTACATGGAGTTCGCACAGGTCTCCACGAAGCGCAGGAAGCTGCCGCCGGTCCCGGAGAAGGCCGTGGTCGACGACATGTTCCTGTTCGCCGCGGAGAAGCTCTCCAAGAGCGGCTTCCTGGGCTACTACGGCGACTGCTTCGCCAAGCCTGGCTACCAGCCGAAGTACGGCGAGACGTCGTGGAGCGAGGACATCCCCATCATCCCGCTCGGCCCCACCGCGACCGGGCACCTGCGCGACCACTGGTACTTCAACGAGCCCGACATCGGCCGCTACATCCAGACGGTGACGGAGGGCCGGCTGCCGATCTCCATGGGCAAGCACATCACCAAGCCGGAGGCGATCCGGCGGTCGATGGTCCTCGGCGTCAAGGCCGGGCGGGTCAACCGGGACCGCTTCCGCCGCATCCACGGTGTCGACTTCATGGAGATGTTCCGCGCCGAGATCGACGACCTGACCGAGAAGGGGCTGATCACCGCCGACGAGGACGGCATCGAGGTGACCGGCCCGAAGGGCTGGTACTACCTGGACAACATCTCCAAGGCGTTCTACTCGCCGGAGTACCGGCGCTACCCGCAGCATCTGGGGGCCGACATCTCCAACTTCATCTCG
The Streptomyces tirandamycinicus DNA segment above includes these coding regions:
- a CDS encoding coproporphyrinogen-III oxidase family protein, whose translation is MSITTTTTSMPFWKEYPERDSEWVRQYPTKHVPVNEEEVFARKPMGVYVHIPFCNRLCFSCPYIKHQTDRDLTRTYLDALKTEITNYAGRPYIQDHVITLGYIGGGTPTALTAPQLDDLLGHLFGSLNVEEGADFSIETTPVDITERKATVLLERGIRRISLGVQTFVPEELKNIGRPNDPEMLKESIRLLRRCGFENINIDLMHGINGQTMESWEHSLDVAIDLGVTCISFYTYMEFAQVSTKRRKLPPVPEKAVVDDMFLFAAEKLSKSGFLGYYGDCFAKPGYQPKYGETSWSEDIPIIPLGPTATGHLRDHWYFNEPDIGRYIQTVTEGRLPISMGKHITKPEAIRRSMVLGVKAGRVNRDRFRRIHGVDFMEMFRAEIDDLTEKGLITADEDGIEVTGPKGWYYLDNISKAFYSPEYRRYPQHLGADISNFISRQPIPLQITSRPRSEETGCDH